The following coding sequences are from one Ornithodoros turicata isolate Travis chromosome 1, ASM3712646v1, whole genome shotgun sequence window:
- the LOC135387542 gene encoding uncharacterized protein LOC135387542, translated as MVDILLSALPEVLVIDYQRKTVHDAMRSESFEANQDGQGAAQSESTAETETKGLEELKRLLIYLRVEIESREQVATKIRRDSYPDQRPKGKRTGGMTTGAVLYAGLGQPGEKRNCFFCSAADHSTEDCKADITLAERFKKLAKDMRCYRCTKKCHRSKDCRVKVECSKCRRRHAASVCDPSRQPVEKALVSEVVTTTSVSTTNNPQQCERARVMLQTFRAWASSDTECAYLRGIFDGGNQRTFIRDDIARRLKLPVIGQTTLQLNTFAGDASRDNIRKCKVVEVRLRSQFAPKEYVVRATTIDFICKDLEETPASNEFVSSVRVHGNFIADDFLFPSGPTTVTSYSTTDSSTTAVCILKVGVVTSDDDILKRFWELDNLGISQEPDSKQEHNAEVLEDFIQKVERRNGRYEVALPWKMGLSALEDNYAVAKDRLRRLMKRLQRDNTVLEYDEAIRSYIKNGHAEEVKEDNGSSLVYYMPHRAIIRNNSSTTRVRVVFDASSHAAGALSLNDHLEKGPKLNTDLVGVLLRFRLHKVALTADIEKAFLQVGVRSQDRDALRFLWLSEIPTADHQDPQLQCWRTKRVPFGTTASPFLLSATLQHHFKSFLDVDGKLAESLLNSFCVDDLLTGAPTVDEALDIAYRAQEILLKDGMNLTKWASNAAEIQQALSPQDISCGVKRKSFNEPAQGKVLGVVWNRELDTFTFSGEHLLSIIRDTQLSKRSVLQASARIFDPLGFISPYTIRVKIIFQELWKAGLQWDTPLPADLATMWRPWISELPELCSISLERCLLPVNGTEYVYELHVFTDASPQAYGACASLRTKNECEEKKVRLIFAKTRVAPMKTLTLPRLELMGAVIGVRIANFVRSSLAVVVKGVTFWTDSTIALSWIKGDATRWRPFVRNRVVEIQVHSEAKQWRHCPGSENPADALTRGLTVKKLIDERQWFEGPGWLT; from the exons ATGGTGGACATCCTTTTGTCGGCGCTTCCAGAAGTCCTAGTCATAGACTACCAAAGGAAGACAGTACATGACGCCATGCGGTCAGAAAGTTTCGAAGCCAACCAGGATGGACAAGGAGCAGCTCAGTCAGAATCGACCGCAGAAACAGAGACAAAAGGACTGGAAGAGTTAAAAAGGTTGCTTATATACTTGCGAGTAGAAATAGAGAGCCGAGAGCAGGTAGCAACTAAAATTCGCCGTGACAGCTATCCCGATCAGCGCCCCAAAGGCAAAAGGACTGGAGGTATGACGACCGGAGCTGTGTTGTACGCTGGACTTGGGCAGCCTGGCGAAAAAAGGAACTGCTTTTTCTGCAGTGCCGCAGATCACAGCACCGAGGACTGCAAAGCAGACATTACCCTAGCGGAAAGGTTCAAGAAACTGGCCAAAGATATGAGGTGCTATCGTTGTACCAAGAAGTGTCATCGGTCAAAGGACTGCCGAGTAAAAGTGGAATGCAGTAAGTGTCGAAGACGACATGCGGCATCGGTTTGTGACCCGTCTAGACAACCGGTAGAAAAGGCTCTGGTCAGTGAAGTGGTTACCACGACGAGTGTCTCTACAACGAACAATCCACAACAGTGCGAGAGAGCAAGAGTAATGCTGCAAACGTTCCGTGCCTGGGCATCGTCGGACACCGAATGCGCTTACCTCAGAGGGATATTCGACGGAGGAAACCAGCGCACATTTATACGTGATGACATAGCCCGCAGGCTTAAGCTGCCAGTAATTGGGCAAACAACGCTTCAGCTCAACACTTTCGCAGGCGATGCCAGTCGAGACAATATTCGAAAGTGCAAAGTTGTCGAAGTTCGGCTAAGAAGTCAATTCGCACCAAAGGAATATGTGGTTCGCGCAACCACCATTGACTTCATTTGTAAGGACCTCGAAGAAACTCCTGCCAGTAACGAATTCGTGTCTTCTGTGCGTGTCCACGGCAACTTCATCGCCGATGACTTCTTATTCCCGAGT GGGCCAACCACGGTGACCAGCTACAGTACTACAGACAGTTCAACGACAGCTGTGTGCATACTGAAGGTTGGTGTGGTCACTTCTGATGACGACATTCTGAAACGTTTCTGGGAACTGGATAATCTAGGAATATCTCAGGAGCCTGACAGTAAACAGGAACACAACGCAGAGGTTCTGGAGGACTTCATACAGAAGGTGGAAAGGAGGAACGGCCGTTATGAGGTTGCGCTGCCATGGAAGATGGGCCTGAGTGCGCTAGAAGATAACTATGCAGTAGCTAAAGACCGACTGCGGAGGTTAATGAAACGACTGCAACGAGACAACACCGTACTGGAGTATGATGAAGCTATCCGAAGTTACATAAAAAATGGTCATGCCGAAGAAGTCAAGGAGGACAACGGATCCAGTTTGGTTTATTACATGCCACACCGAGCTATCATCCGGAACAACTCGAGTACAACAAGGGTACGAGTTGTATTTGACGCCTCGTCACATGCAGCAGGGGCATTGTCTCTAAATGATCATTTGGAAAAAGGGCCAAAGCTTAACACCGACTTAGTTGGAGTACTGCTACGTTTCCGGCTACACAAAGTGGCATTGACAGCCGACATCGAGAAAGCCTTTCTGCAGGTGGGAGTCCGGAGTCAAGACAGAGATGCATTGAGGTTCCTGTGGCTTTCGGAGATTCCGACAGCAGACCATCAGGATCCACAGTTACAGTGCTGGAGAACGAAGAGGGTGCCATTTGGGACGACAGCGAGCCCCTTTCTTTTAAGCGCTACCCTGCAGCATCACTTCAAGTCGTTTCTGGACGTCGATGGAAAGTTGGCTGAGTCGTTGCTCAATTCCTTTTGCGTGGACGACCTGCTCACCGGAGCTCCAACCGTGGACGAGGCCCTGGATATAGCTTACAGAGCGCAAGAAATATTACTTAAGGATGGTATGAACTTAACAAAATGGGCTTCAAACGCTGCCGAGATACAACAGGCATTGTCACCACAAGATATCAGCTGTGGTGTGAAGAGGAAGTCATTTAACGAGCCCGCCCAGGGCAAGGTGCTCGGTGTTGTCTGGAATCGAGAACTTGACACGTTCACATTCTCTGGAGAACATCTGTTAAGCATCATTAGAGACACACAACTAAGCAAGCGGTCAGTGCTACAGGCCTCAGCTAGGATATTTGATCCACTCGGCTTTATTTCACCCTACACGATCCGGGTCAAGATCATTTTTCAAGAACTATGGAAGGCTGGACTACAGTGGGACACTCCCCTACCGGCAGATTTAGCGACCATGTGGCGACCCTGGATTTCAGAGCTACCAGAGCTGTGCAGTATATCCTTGGAGAGGTGTTTGTTACCTGTCAACGGGACAGAATACGTCTACGAGCTGCACGTATTCACAGATGCATCACCACAAGCTTACGGGGCCTGCGCCTCTCTGCGAACGAAAAATGAGTGTGAAGAAAAGAAAGTGCGACTGATCTTCGCCAAGACACGTGTCGCGCCGATGAAGACGCTCACGCTCCCACGGTTAGAACTAATGGGAGCTGTGATAGGAGTACgaattgccaatttcgtcagATCGTCGTTGGCGGTGGTAGTAAAAGGTGTGACATTCTGGACAGACTCTACAATTGCTTTGAGTTGGATCAAGGGTGATGCTACGCGGTGGAGACCGTTTGTACGGAACAGAGTCGTCGAGATCCAAGTACACAGCGAAGCGAAGCAGTGGAGGCACTGCCCAGGGAGTGAGAACCCAGCCGACGCACTGACAAGAGGACTTACCGTCAAGAAGCTAATCGACGAGAGGCAATGGTTCGAAGGTCCCGGCTGGCTAACATAG
- the LOC135387533 gene encoding uncharacterized protein K02A2.6-like: MQGDESRVISTGAGSDDGVRRFRSPGTFDPDKEDWNLYEIRFLAAIRVARVTDDADKSGLLISSLSPAVFKRLYNLLQPRNIMEVPFKDLTATLSDHFTPKRFKEFERYKLFSNRQEDGESVKDFVERLSAIISRCEYEGESDVRACSLMTAFIVGLRDQRIRARLVLEKTLTMDTAIRLAESFLAAEAESKQLHAEPSVHKVTVKPESKERCFRCGNSNHSQETCRFRNEDCHACGKTGHISKMCRSSASQGTRKKGKHFRKVKLVTDVFLADDQDGKFIACSIKDKDVILQVDTGSRATLLDERTFKRLGEPELYQSPYRLRAFNKDEIPLRGAADLDVSIGGRVEKLQALFTRMEHTNLLGRDWIRELGIDLNTLFVGKILTAPKLEGVLGTYSDLFRSQLGRCTKALVHLHLKKDAEPKFFKPRPIPFAFREAVEADLQRQVQNGVLEPIEVSEWATPIVVVPKPNGAVRVCGDFSVTVNPQIEIAQYPLPRPEELLATLNGGEKFTKLDLSEAYLQIELDEEAKKILVINTHKGLFQFNRMPFGIASAPAVFQRTMEQVIAGIPSVACYLDDIIVTGRNDKEHLETLEQVLSRLREFGFTLKREKCAFLQRQVEYLGHVVTAEGFRPSPKKVSAILNMPPPTQVSELRSFLGLVQHYGKYLPSLSDICAPLNSLLKKSTSWQWSASCVDAFETIKRKLASAEVLTHYDPRKDIFLAVDASSKGIGAVIYHRINGEDRPIAHASKTLTPAQTKYAQIEREALAIIFGVRKFHQYLWGRKFTLFTDHKPLTVIFGPSKGIPATTASRLQRWAIILMSYAFDIQFKSTTNIANADGLSRLPEGADLEFDQQMEEGIFNVVDEEINAVQDFRMHTLPVRAKQIAEDRYLKQVKEYIASGWPERVEQELVPYWQRRAELTTHRECVLWGLRTVIPQKYRAALLDTLHECHRKRFLCHFTNGSRRISRGIVCTQILRSFMGSIIS, from the exons ATGCAGGGGGATGAGTCTCGAGTTATTTCAACCGGAGCAGGTTCGGACGATGGTGTTCGGCGGTTTCGCAGCCCTGGAACGTTTGATCCTGACAAGGAAGATTGGAACCTCTATGAGATCAGGTTTCTAGCGGCTATACGTGTGGCAAGAGTCACGGACGATGCGGACAAGAGTGGACTTCTAATTTCGTCGCTGAGTCCGGCAGTCTTCAAGCGGCTCTATAACCTGCTGCAACCGAGGAACATCATGGAGGTACCTTTCAAGGATCTTACTGCAACGTTATCTGACCATTTCACTCCGAAACGGTTCAAGGAGTTTGAGAGATACAAGCTTTTCTCAAATCGTCAAGAGGACGGTGAGTCAGTGAAGGATTTCGTTGAGCGGTTGTCGGCAATCATTTCCCGCTGTGAATATGAAGGAGAGTCTGACGTCCGAGCATGTTCCCTGATGACAGCGTTCATCGTAGGCCTCCGGGATCAGCGCATCCGCGCGCGACTTGTTCTGGAAAAGACCTTGACAATGGACACAGCGATCCGGCTCGCTGAAAGTTTTCTGGCCGCGGAGGCAGAGTCGAAGCAGTTGCATGCAGAACCCTCTGTGCACAAGGTGACAGTCAAGCCGGAGAGCAAGGAACGATGTTTCCGGTGTGGAAATTCAAACCACTCGCAAGAAACGTGCAGATTCCGCAACGAGGACTGTCACGCCTGTGGCAAAACCGGACACATCTCGAAAATGTGTCGTTCATCCGCTTCACAGGGAACGCGGAAGAAAGGTAAACATTTTCGGAAGGTGAAGCTTGTGACCGACGTGTTTCTTGCGGACGACCAAGACGGGAAGTTCATTGCTTGTAGTATCAAAGACAAGGACGTCATCCTGCAGGTCGATACGGGATCGCGGGCAACACTTCTGGATGAAAGGACGTTCAAGAGGTTGGGTGAGCCAGAGTTATACCAATCTCCGTACCGTCTTCGTGCTTTCAACAAGGACGAGATACCACTTCGTGGAGCAGCAGATCTCGATGTTTCCATAGGTGGAAGGGTAGAAAAGCTTCAGGCACTCTTTACCCGGATGGAACATACCAATCTGCTTGGAAGGGATTGGATACGTGAGCTTGGCATCGACCTCAACACATTATTCGTGGGCAAGATATTGACAGCTCCGAAGTTGGAAGGCGTCTTAGGAACGTACTCGGATCTTTTTCGAAGCCAACTAGGAAGGTGCACCAAGGCTTTAGTCCACCTTCATCTCAAGAAAGACGCTGAGCCGAAATTCTTCAAGCCCCGGCCGATCCCTTTTGCGTTTCGGGAAGCGGTTGAAGCTGACCTGCAACGGCAAGTACAGAATGGGGTGCTGGAACCTATCGAGGTGTCGGAATGGGCCACTCCCATTGTAGTGGTGCCCAAGCCAAATGGAGCCGTACGAGTCTGCGGAGACTTCAGCGTCACTGTGAATCCGCAGATCGAAATCGCACAGTACCCGTTACCTAGACCTGAAGAACTTCTGGCGACATTAAATGGCGGTGAAAAGTTCACGAAATTAGACTTGTCCGAAGCATACCTACAGATCGAGCTGGACGAAGAAGCTAAGAAAATCTTGGTGATCAATACTCACAAGGGCCTTTTTCAATTCAATCGAATGCCCTTCGGCATCGCATCTGCCCCAGCCGTTTTCCAGCGTACCATGGAACAGGTGATCGCAGGGATTCCTTCTGTAGCCTGTTATCTCGATGACATCATCGTGACTGGCCGAAACGACAAAGAGCATCTGGAAACCTTAGAGCAAGTTTTGTCACGTCTCCGCGAGTTCGGCTTCACTCTCAAGAGGGAGAAATGTGCCTTCCTGCAGCGGCAGGTTGAGTATTTGGGACACGTGGTTACTGCGGAAGGTTTCCGACCATCACCCAAAAAAGTATCAGCGATTCTGAACATGCCACCGCCAACACAAGTTTCAGAACTGCGCTCATTTTTGGGGCTGGTACAGCACTACGGAAAGTATCTGCCGTCTTTGTCCGATAtttgtgctccactcaacagcCTACTCAAGAAGTCGACATCTTGGCAATGGTCTGCGTCTTGCGTAGATGCGTTTGAAACAATCAAGAGGAAGCTCGCCTCCGCTGAAGTACTCACCCATTATGATCCACGGAAGGACATATTTCTGGCGGTGGATGCTTCTTCGAAAGGTATTGGGGCCGTCATCTATCATCGCATCAACGGCGAAGACCGACCGATTGCGCACGCTTCGAAGACACTGACACCAGCCCAGACAAAATATGCTCAAATAGAACGGGAAGCCCTTGCTATTATTTTTGGCGTCCGAAAATTTCATCAGTATTTGTGGGGACGGAAGTTTACACTcttcaccgaccacaagccgttAACTGTAATTTTTGGACCCTCAAAGGGCATTCccgcgacaacggcgagtcgtCTGCAACGGTGGGCCATCATTCTAATGAGCTACGCGTTCGACATACAGTTTAAATCGACGACGAACATCGCAAATGCAGATGGCCTGTCTAGGTTGCCCGAAGGCGCCGATCTGGAGTTCGATCAGCAAATGGAAGAAGGTATTTTCAACGTTGTGGACGAGGAGATTAATGCTGTGCAGGATTTTCGCATGCACACTCTTCCAGTCAGAGCTAAGCAGATTGCTGAGGATCGATACTTGAAGCAAGTAAAAGAGTACATTGCAAGTGGCTGGCCCGAACGCGTAGAACAGGAGTTGGTTCCGTACTGGCAACGACGAGCTGAACTTACAACACACCGTGAGTGCGTTCTTTGGGGCCTACGCACCGTTATACCTCAAAAGTATCGCGCAGCCCTTCTGGATACGCTCCACGAGTGTCAT CGCAAGAGGTTCCTGTGCCACTTCACCAATGGGAGCCGCCGGATAAGCCGTGGTATCGTCTGCACGCAGATTTTGCGGAGCTTCATGGGAAGCATTATCTCATAG